One part of the Moraxella sp. FZFQ2102 genome encodes these proteins:
- a CDS encoding YidB family protein, producing the protein MSLLQSIVTEVIKNAAQSQQPQQQAQGGLGGLLGGLAGAMSQGQSNQGMGGVLGGVLGSVLGGQSSQAPQAQGLDAILGGLLGGQKTNASPTDLGGILASVLGGGNQGAQGGMNKSALLLALLPIVLTFIQKNGGLSGVLGKFSSSGMNNQAQSWVNIDTDNDGIDAGDIQRLFGESEIQAACAQTGASQDQVCQGIAELLPQVMNDLTPQGDLSTEQEANDEIAQILAQIKANKY; encoded by the coding sequence ATGAGTCTATTACAAAGCATCGTTACTGAAGTCATCAAAAATGCCGCACAATCACAGCAGCCACAGCAGCAAGCCCAAGGCGGTTTGGGTGGTCTGTTGGGCGGCTTGGCAGGTGCGATGAGTCAAGGTCAGTCTAATCAGGGCATGGGCGGCGTTTTAGGCGGGGTGCTTGGTTCGGTATTGGGCGGTCAGTCATCACAAGCACCACAAGCACAAGGCTTGGATGCGATCTTGGGTGGTCTGCTTGGTGGTCAAAAAACCAATGCCAGCCCAACCGATTTGGGCGGTATCTTAGCTAGTGTGCTGGGCGGCGGCAATCAAGGCGCGCAAGGCGGCATGAATAAAAGCGCGCTACTGCTTGCGCTATTGCCAATCGTACTGACTTTTATCCAAAAAAATGGCGGCCTGTCGGGTGTTTTGGGTAAATTTAGCAGCAGCGGCATGAATAACCAAGCGCAATCATGGGTAAATATCGATACCGATAATGATGGCATCGATGCAGGTGATATTCAGCGTCTGTTTGGCGAGAGTGAAATCCAAGCGGCGTGCGCGCAAACAGGTGCAAGCCAAGATCAAGTTTGCCAAGGTATCGCCGAGCTATTGCCGCAGGTGATGAATGATCTGACCCCACAAGGTGACTTAAGCACCGAGCAAGAAGCTAATGATGAAATCGCGCAAATCCTAGCGCAGATCAAAGCTAATAAATATTGA
- the prfB gene encoding peptide chain release factor 2 (programmed frameshift), producing MEIAVYQEQIKDLAARGQELRGYLDFEGKKERLEEVNLELENPELWNNPELATKISKEKSVLDGIIGVIEGLDVSLDDAAAMLELAVEAEDESLLDDVQAELDAARAKVEDLEFKRMFSGEMDANNCYLDIQAGSGGTEAQDWSQMLLRMYLRWCESHGFKADVMEVSEGGVAGIKSATIHVKGDYAFGWLRTEIGVHRLVRKSPFDSNNGRHTSFAAVFVSPEIDDNVEIDINPADLRIDTYRSSGAGGQHVNTTDSAVRITHQPTGVVVACQNERSQHANKDTAMKMLRAKLYELEMQKRMEKQQALEDSKSDIGWGSQIRSYVLDDSRIKDLRTGVETSNTGAVLDGDLDKFIEASLKAGL from the exons ATGGAAATCGCCGTTTATCAAGAGCAAATCAAAGACCTAGCCGCTCGCGGTCAAGAACTTCGGGGGTATCTT GACTTCGAAGGCAAAAAAGAACGCCTAGAAGAAGTCAATCTGGAGCTTGAAAATCCTGAGCTTTGGAATAATCCTGAACTTGCCACCAAGATTAGCAAAGAAAAATCTGTGCTTGATGGCATCATCGGCGTGATCGAAGGCTTGGATGTTAGCCTAGATGATGCGGCAGCAATGCTTGAGCTTGCGGTGGAAGCTGAAGATGAAAGCTTACTGGATGATGTGCAAGCAGAGCTGGATGCGGCGCGCGCGAAAGTGGAAGATTTGGAATTTAAGCGAATGTTCAGCGGCGAGATGGACGCCAATAACTGCTATTTGGATATCCAAGCAGGCTCGGGTGGTACAGAAGCACAAGACTGGTCACAGATGCTGCTGCGTATGTATCTGCGCTGGTGCGAGAGTCACGGCTTTAAGGCAGATGTGATGGAAGTGTCTGAAGGTGGCGTGGCGGGCATTAAGTCTGCGACGATCCATGTCAAGGGTGATTATGCCTTTGGTTGGCTGCGTACCGAGATCGGCGTGCATCGTTTGGTGCGTAAGTCGCCATTTGATAGTAATAATGGTCGCCATACTTCGTTTGCGGCGGTGTTTGTCTCGCCTGAGATTGATGATAATGTCGAAATCGACATCAATCCTGCCGATCTGCGTATCGATACCTATCGCTCAAGCGGCGCAGGCGGTCAGCATGTCAATACCACAGACTCTGCAGTGCGTATTACTCACCAACCAACGGGCGTGGTCGTGGCGTGTCAGAACGAACGCTCACAGCACGCCAACAAAGACACGGCGATGAAAATGTTGCGTGCCAAGCTGTATGAACTAGAAATGCAAAAACGCATGGAAAAGCAGCAGGCACTTGAAGACAGCAAATCGGACATCGGCTGGGGCAGTCAGATTCGCTCGTATGTGCTGGATGATTCACGCATCAAGGATTTGCGCACTGGTGTTGAGACTTCAAACACAGGTGCGGTGCTTGATGGTGATTTGGATAAGTTTATCGAAGCGAGCTTGAAAGCGGGGCTGTGA
- a CDS encoding YbeD family protein has translation MTTQTTPLRTEIQTPELWNFPMDYPMSIIGHEGHREELLNEVKLILAEIFPEFDHATIQVRPSRTGRFHSLRLSLYLTSADEVNRLYTALDNAKTVRTVV, from the coding sequence ATGACAACACAAACCACACCACTACGCACCGAGATCCAAACGCCAGAATTGTGGAATTTTCCGATGGATTATCCAATGAGCATCATCGGACATGAAGGTCATCGTGAAGAACTTCTTAATGAAGTAAAACTGATTTTGGCGGAGATTTTCCCAGAATTTGATCACGCCACCATTCAAGTGCGCCCTTCTCGCACTGGTCGTTTTCACTCACTGCGCCTAAGTCTGTACCTGACTTCTGCCGATGAAGTGAATCGCCTATATACCGCACTGGATAACGCCAAAACCGTGCGTACTGTGGTATGA
- a CDS encoding exonuclease SbcCD subunit D C-terminal domain-containing protein, which produces MTLKTHLIGEFDTSHSIPDKPKNNLRILHTSDWHLGKMLYNQARYDEFEKFLAWLHDQMKALSVDVLIVAGDIFDTMTPSNRAEHLYHEFLAKTYRANLSHVIIVAGNHDSPTNLQKTKDVLGVLNTHVIGTPSHDPSDNVIVLNNDKQEPIAIIIAVPYLRDRDVRNSGDNQSDIDRNKQLLAGVANHYDTLTKIAKEKQQHISKTYQKAIPIIATGHLYTAGSSPSSDDDGMRSLQIGTLGQINGTIFDSAIDYVALGHIHRAQMVANRENIRYCGSPIAMGFGEIGRAKECLVIDFQEKNHKIDSQAYQLPIPVFENLARISGDFDEISDALNQLKSLDANIYLEIEYTGKALLPNLKSDIDKLIENSQLSVLATKIPRIRNRTLKQTQAHINLETLNEMDVFAQRLTTADLSDIEKSELTAAYAEIVRHIHEEDGQNT; this is translated from the coding sequence ATGACGCTCAAAACCCATCTGATCGGTGAATTTGACACCAGCCACAGCATTCCTGATAAACCTAAGAATAATTTAAGAATACTACATACTTCTGATTGGCATCTGGGTAAAATGCTATATAATCAAGCGCGCTATGATGAATTTGAAAAATTTTTAGCTTGGCTACACGATCAGATGAAAGCATTATCCGTCGATGTGCTGATTGTCGCCGGTGATATTTTTGACACCATGACACCAAGCAACCGCGCTGAGCATCTATATCATGAATTTCTTGCCAAGACTTATCGCGCTAATCTTAGTCATGTCATCATCGTTGCGGGCAATCATGACTCACCGACTAATCTACAAAAAACCAAGGATGTGCTTGGCGTGCTCAACACCCATGTCATCGGCACACCAAGCCATGATCCTTCCGATAATGTGATTGTACTTAATAATGATAAACAAGAACCTATCGCCATCATCATCGCTGTGCCCTATCTTCGTGATCGTGATGTGCGTAACAGTGGCGACAATCAAAGCGACATCGACCGCAATAAGCAGCTATTGGCAGGCGTTGCCAATCATTATGACACACTGACAAAAATTGCGAAAGAAAAACAACAACACATTAGCAAAACTTATCAAAAAGCCATCCCAATCATCGCCACAGGTCATCTATACACGGCAGGCTCTAGCCCATCATCTGATGATGATGGTATGCGCTCGTTACAAATCGGCACACTGGGACAAATCAACGGCACCATCTTTGATTCTGCCATCGACTATGTCGCTCTAGGGCATATTCATCGTGCGCAAATGGTCGCAAATCGTGAGAACATTCGTTATTGTGGCTCGCCGATTGCCATGGGCTTTGGTGAAATTGGTCGTGCCAAAGAATGCTTAGTGATTGATTTTCAAGAAAAAAATCATAAAATCGACTCACAAGCGTATCAGCTGCCCATCCCTGTATTTGAAAATCTTGCTCGTATTAGTGGCGATTTTGATGAAATCAGCGATGCGCTCAATCAGCTCAAATCCTTAGATGCTAATATTTATCTTGAGATCGAATATACTGGCAAGGCGCTATTGCCAAATCTAAAATCCGACATTGATAAGCTGATTGAAAATTCCCAATTAAGCGTACTTGCTACCAAAATCCCCAGAATTCGCAATCGTACGCTTAAGCAGACACAAGCACATATTAATTTAGAAACACTGAACGAAATGGATGTATTTGCTCAGCGATTGACAACTGCCGATCTGAGCGATATTGAGAAATCAGAGCTGACCGCTGCATATGCAGAAATCGTCAGACACATCCATGAAGAAGATGGGCAAAATACTTAA
- a CDS encoding succinate dehydrogenase assembly factor 2, whose product MSITPTDHQRRIIYQARRGLKELDYYIDPYVKTTYLTADSDEQAAFETMLTYEDPDLLLFFMDQAKPAETAVAELIAKMKQLKHGA is encoded by the coding sequence ATGAGTATCACACCAACCGATCATCAGCGCCGTATTATTTATCAAGCGCGCCGCGGACTTAAGGAGCTGGATTACTACATCGATCCTTATGTCAAAACTACATATCTGACTGCCGATAGCGATGAGCAAGCGGCATTTGAGACTATGCTGACCTATGAAGATCCCGATTTGCTGCTGTTTTTTATGGATCAGGCTAAGCCTGCAGAGACGGCGGTGGCGGAGCTGATCGCTAAGATGAAGCAGCTGAAACACGGTGCTTGA
- a CDS encoding HAD family phosphatase, translating to MPNLALFDLDMTMLNVDSDHSWGQFIVEKGLVDAKVYADANDKFYQDYIAGTLDAVEYNEFVAAFLHTQKMADLDVYRQEYLNTWIKPNMRPKAIEQIKKHRDNGDVVVVISATNDFVVVPIANLFGVDSVHTLATRLEVVDNHYTGKVADRPNFKDGKIYHLQNLIKAYADKGVAFDKLIAYSDSKNDLPLLSFADEAVCVTPDAILKEHAQNNDWQIVDWSM from the coding sequence ATGCCAAATCTTGCTTTATTTGATCTTGACATGACGATGCTCAATGTCGATAGCGATCACAGTTGGGGGCAGTTCATCGTTGAAAAAGGCTTGGTGGATGCCAAAGTCTATGCCGATGCCAATGATAAATTTTATCAAGATTATATCGCTGGCACGCTGGATGCGGTGGAATATAATGAATTTGTTGCGGCATTTTTGCATACGCAGAAGATGGCGGATTTGGATGTATATCGTCAAGAATATCTAAACACTTGGATCAAGCCAAATATGCGACCTAAGGCAATCGAGCAAATCAAAAAGCATCGAGATAATGGCGATGTCGTCGTGGTAATCAGCGCAACCAATGATTTTGTGGTTGTGCCGATTGCCAATCTTTTTGGGGTGGATAGTGTGCATACTTTAGCCACGCGCCTTGAAGTGGTGGATAATCACTATACAGGTAAAGTCGCTGATCGTCCGAATTTTAAAGATGGTAAGATTTATCATCTACAAAATTTGATCAAAGCTTATGCAGACAAGGGCGTGGCATTTGATAAGCTCATCGCCTATTCAGATTCAAAAAATGACTTGCCATTGTTAAGTTTCGCTGATGAAGCAGTTTGCGTGACACCTGATGCGATTTTAAAAGAACACGCACAAAATAACGACTGGCAAATCGTCGATTGGTCAATGTAA
- a CDS encoding AAA family ATPase, with product MKILKLRFENINSLKGKWEIDFEDMAFDDNALFAITGATGAGKTTILDAICLALYGETPRVKISPSQNELMSIGTAYCSSEVILQTGGKIYRAFWSQRRANQKSDGKLQAAVRELALLKSTDDNEGQILQEKASLVKAKIEKILGMTLEQFTRSVMLAQGNFAAFLQSDAEKRGEILEQITGTQIYASIGQAVFEKHKSLTAHLKELNTKLGEVKLLDTDAYELLLSEINQYNQQKTTLENDLKACSEQLREFKQYQEYIKEEKHWRDQYQKALQDVAAFANEQKKLDLAKSAQSLEPLYQKFQDLNNQQQQKTNELNALNDKLPLLKSTYQSANKIKENLQASLQENITAFDEIKPVLAKVRSLDQQLVVDIAKLDTIKQTHQDNCTTLQNTQQALANIQQTKTDTQNQLNNITEQLSTFDHNNHEKILNTLTLGQEQYQRVLSDTDEIYTQQQSAHANLIQLLNQRNQLRADFKQTKLLLEKHKLDADNLTENIVDILDIKAQYSENAWDYQSLSNYIDDIKNTHRQAQQSEQQLTAIAQLYLQHEPLNAELQDLQVQLTQNQHELKALSTELNAITASYLDAEKLYHSLVENHELHKQILHMKAHFDELSDGDPCPLCGATEHPYKSLPNYLDGTQALQAKQALDDQQVKLNDIAQQKLSLEKQHYALLTLLNNKQNNVDQLRNKSNQLMHQLNQSWATLPQYLVQDLPYDTVPNHSQFGEFHQQYQQKIVQQAQIIEQADAQLRELSQALHHQEKLQITHNTQIQSAEQLQLAIVHELQGFYQLQSKLDSHLNSADSLLKNFGALSIFKGQDLLIQLQNYLSNTSHNIQTQPHIDTQDTNAIRLLTSDDLPAIFKLDDGLSHQLADVLNQTLMTLQEQQSTIHALQNKHQELNNKLIKINTLEQNQLEQIARLEPIVKAQSNEIDTQSQAINALKQERTTLFAEQSVDAVESEYQKKITELRDELNKQTELQQQLALDQQTAISTINTVTTLLDEMMQNLEQAMAGFEQALSTSPFTSQADFLFALLDTQELETLQNRSDELNKTLHNSENYLHNIADKLSQLKQNNPDIITLSADELSAKEQTISDQLAQLNQQIGNLTNKKQQEDINRSYQADLINQIELHNENTAVWAKLDALIGSADGKKYRNFVQGLTLDLVLHHANQILGKMTDRYVLIHDGEHAKALEILVTDLYQGDAIRSSKNLSGGETFIVSLALALGLSQINSQKVQIESLFLDEGFGTLDEDALEMALNTLFELQQNGKSIGIISHVASLKERIETQIIIEKSANGASVIKGAGVSRLG from the coding sequence ATGAAAATTCTAAAATTACGCTTTGAAAACATCAACTCACTCAAAGGCAAATGGGAAATTGACTTTGAAGACATGGCATTTGATGACAATGCCCTATTTGCCATCACGGGTGCGACAGGCGCGGGCAAAACCACCATCTTAGATGCCATCTGCCTTGCATTGTATGGTGAAACACCCCGCGTGAAAATCTCACCTAGCCAAAATGAGCTGATGAGTATCGGTACGGCATACTGCTCAAGTGAAGTTATTCTACAAACTGGTGGAAAAATCTACCGTGCGTTTTGGTCACAGCGGCGTGCCAATCAAAAAAGCGATGGCAAGCTACAAGCTGCCGTGCGCGAACTTGCTTTATTAAAATCCACTGATGACAATGAAGGTCAAATCCTACAAGAAAAAGCAAGCCTTGTCAAAGCCAAAATAGAAAAAATCCTAGGCATGACGCTTGAGCAGTTCACGCGCTCAGTAATGCTCGCTCAAGGGAATTTTGCAGCTTTTCTACAATCTGATGCCGAAAAACGCGGTGAAATTCTTGAGCAAATCACTGGCACGCAGATCTATGCCAGTATCGGGCAGGCAGTTTTTGAAAAGCACAAATCCCTGACCGCACATTTAAAAGAGCTGAATACCAAGCTTGGTGAAGTCAAGCTTTTGGATACTGATGCCTATGAATTATTATTAAGCGAAATCAATCAGTACAATCAACAAAAAACCACGCTTGAAAATGATCTAAAGGCTTGCAGTGAGCAATTAAGAGAATTTAAACAATATCAAGAATACATCAAAGAGGAAAAACATTGGCGGGATCAATATCAAAAAGCCCTGCAGGATGTGGCAGCCTTTGCTAACGAACAAAAAAAGCTGGATCTTGCCAAGAGTGCACAGTCACTTGAACCGCTGTATCAAAAATTTCAAGACCTGAACAACCAACAGCAGCAAAAAACTAATGAGCTAAACGCACTCAATGATAAGCTACCTTTATTAAAATCAACTTATCAATCTGCCAATAAAATCAAGGAAAATCTACAGGCATCTTTGCAAGAAAATATCACAGCATTCGATGAAATCAAGCCTGTTCTTGCGAAAGTGCGCAGCCTTGATCAGCAGCTTGTGGTGGATATAGCAAAACTAGACACCATCAAGCAAACCCATCAAGACAATTGCACTACTCTACAAAATACACAGCAAGCGCTCGCCAATATCCAACAAACCAAAACCGATACCCAAAATCAGCTCAATAATATTACAGAGCAGCTGAGTACATTTGACCATAATAATCATGAAAAAATTCTTAACACACTCACTCTTGGTCAAGAGCAATATCAGCGCGTACTAAGCGATACCGATGAGATTTATACACAGCAGCAATCCGCTCATGCCAATCTTATTCAGCTTCTTAATCAAAGAAATCAGCTGCGTGCAGATTTTAAACAAACCAAATTACTGCTTGAGAAGCATAAGCTTGATGCTGATAATTTGACTGAAAATATTGTAGATATACTTGACATTAAAGCTCAATATTCGGAGAATGCATGGGATTATCAAAGCCTATCTAATTATATCGATGATATTAAAAATACACACCGTCAAGCACAGCAGTCTGAGCAACAACTAACCGCCATAGCTCAGCTGTATCTGCAGCATGAGCCATTAAATGCTGAATTACAAGATTTACAAGTACAACTAACTCAAAATCAGCATGAGCTTAAGGCGTTAAGCACTGAGCTTAATGCCATCACCGCATCATATCTTGATGCTGAAAAACTGTATCATAGCCTAGTAGAGAATCATGAGCTTCATAAGCAAATCTTACATATGAAAGCGCATTTTGATGAGCTCAGCGATGGCGATCCTTGTCCTTTATGCGGTGCAACAGAACATCCCTACAAGTCTTTGCCAAATTATCTCGACGGCACACAAGCTCTGCAAGCAAAGCAAGCACTTGATGATCAGCAAGTAAAACTCAATGATATAGCGCAGCAAAAATTGTCACTTGAAAAGCAGCACTACGCCCTGCTGACCCTATTAAACAATAAGCAAAATAATGTAGATCAACTACGCAATAAGTCCAATCAACTGATGCATCAATTGAATCAATCATGGGCCACTTTACCACAATACTTGGTGCAAGACTTACCATATGATACAGTACCAAATCATTCACAGTTTGGTGAATTTCATCAGCAATATCAGCAGAAAATTGTGCAGCAAGCACAAATTATTGAGCAGGCAGATGCACAACTTCGCGAACTGTCACAAGCTCTTCACCATCAAGAAAAGCTACAAATTACTCACAATACTCAAATCCAAAGTGCTGAACAGCTGCAACTTGCCATTGTGCATGAATTACAAGGATTTTACCAATTACAATCCAAGCTTGACTCACATCTTAATTCTGCGGATTCTTTGCTGAAAAATTTTGGTGCACTATCGATATTCAAAGGTCAAGATTTATTAATTCAATTACAAAATTATTTGTCTAATACCAGTCATAATATTCAAACACAGCCCCATATCGACACCCAAGATACGAATGCCATTCGCTTACTGACCAGTGATGATTTACCTGCTATTTTTAAGCTTGATGACGGCTTAAGCCATCAGCTTGCCGATGTGCTCAATCAGACGCTTATGACACTACAAGAGCAGCAAAGCACTATTCACGCTTTACAAAACAAACATCAAGAACTTAATAATAAACTTATTAAAATCAATACCTTAGAACAAAATCAGCTTGAGCAAATCGCACGCTTAGAGCCTATCGTCAAGGCTCAATCTAATGAGATTGATACTCAAAGCCAAGCCATCAATGCACTAAAACAAGAACGCACAACGCTATTTGCAGAGCAATCAGTCGATGCAGTAGAAAGCGAATATCAAAAGAAAATCACCGAACTACGAGATGAGTTAAACAAACAAACCGAGCTTCAACAGCAGCTGGCACTGGATCAGCAAACTGCAATCAGCACCATCAATACCGTCACGACCTTACTTGATGAGATGATGCAAAATCTTGAGCAAGCCATGGCGGGTTTTGAACAGGCATTAAGTACATCGCCTTTTACATCACAGGCAGACTTTTTATTTGCTTTATTGGATACGCAAGAGCTAGAAACGCTACAAAATCGCTCAGATGAATTAAATAAAACCCTGCATAATTCTGAAAATTATTTACACAACATCGCTGACAAATTATCGCAGCTTAAGCAAAATAATCCTGATATTATTACACTATCTGCAGATGAATTAAGCGCCAAAGAACAAACCATCAGCGATCAGTTAGCACAATTAAATCAGCAAATTGGCAATCTTACCAACAAAAAACAGCAGGAAGATATCAATCGTAGTTATCAAGCTGATCTTATCAATCAGATCGAATTACACAATGAAAATACAGCCGTTTGGGCAAAGCTTGATGCGTTGATCGGCTCGGCAGATGGTAAGAAATATCGCAATTTTGTGCAAGGCTTGACACTGGATTTGGTGCTACATCATGCCAATCAAATCCTTGGCAAGATGACTGATCGCTATGTACTGATTCATGATGGCGAACACGCCAAAGCCCTTGAGATACTTGTCACCGACCTATATCAAGGCGATGCCATTCGCAGTAGTAAGAACCTATCAGGTGGTGAGACTTTCATCGTAAGCCTTGCACTGGCACTTGGATTATCTCAGATCAATAGCCAAAAAGTGCAAATTGAGTCGCTATTCTTAGACGAAGGCTTTGGTACACTCGATGAAGACGCATTAGAAATGGCACTCAATACTTTATTTGAACTTCAACAAAATGGCAAAAGCATCGGCATCATCAGCCATGTCGCAAGCCTAAAAGAACGCATAGAGACACAGATCATCATTGAAAAATCTGCCAATGGGGCAAGTGTTATTAAAGGTGCAGGTGTGAGTCGGTTGGGGTGA
- a CDS encoding AAA family ATPase — protein MKILQSKHYKPRRIISERHINGDYHLQSQSIDERLNADNHPFEGLIGAMMASINFRGDDIVIKKEFLKDFVQCTDYSTAHYNGQTGIFYAGELCYYHPEYEFFLLLNEDLSNEYDKTIIEAGFYSVIRLGYDNQKADNLAKIREFFDRYLSKYTSQDAKISLLLKEGQDLVFKTHSIKPLSLDLNTMYNDDFLPVHRKIKDELTQSNKGVVLLHGVAGSGKTNYIKWLTAQVPDKNFIFVPNNLIGALAEPQFMSMLIDNKNSVLVLEDCENYIAERVGGGNTSDVVSTILNIADGILSDVLECQFICTFNADLMDIDHALLRRGRLIAEYQFTTLSVEKANQYLASQGKDIVVTEPKTLAEITNINEVHYQSEKNKGNFGFIS, from the coding sequence ATGAAAATTTTACAATCTAAGCATTATAAACCGCGTCGCATCATCAGCGAGCGACACATTAACGGTGACTATCATCTACAGAGCCAAAGCATCGATGAACGCCTGAATGCGGACAATCACCCTTTTGAAGGCTTGATCGGCGCGATGATGGCATCGATTAATTTTCGTGGTGATGATATTGTCATCAAAAAAGAATTTTTAAAGGATTTTGTACAATGCACCGACTACAGCACCGCACATTATAATGGACAAACGGGCATTTTTTATGCAGGCGAGCTGTGCTATTATCACCCAGAGTATGAGTTTTTCTTATTACTCAATGAAGATTTGAGCAATGAATATGACAAGACCATCATCGAAGCAGGTTTTTATAGCGTGATTCGACTGGGCTATGACAACCAAAAAGCCGATAATCTTGCCAAAATTCGTGAATTTTTTGACCGTTATTTATCCAAATACACCTCACAAGATGCCAAGATTTCGCTGCTATTAAAAGAAGGTCAAGATTTGGTGTTTAAGACCCACAGCATCAAGCCACTGAGCCTTGATTTGAACACCATGTACAATGACGACTTTTTGCCCGTGCATCGCAAGATCAAAGATGAGCTAACTCAAAGCAACAAAGGCGTAGTGCTACTCCATGGCGTGGCAGGTTCAGGCAAGACCAACTATATCAAATGGCTGACCGCGCAAGTCCCTGATAAAAATTTCATCTTTGTGCCGAACAATCTGATCGGTGCGCTTGCCGAACCGCAGTTCATGAGTATGCTTATTGACAACAAAAACTCAGTACTGGTGCTTGAAGATTGCGAAAATTACATCGCTGAGCGCGTCGGTGGCGGCAACACTTCCGATGTGGTCTCAACCATTCTAAATATCGCCGATGGCATCTTATCCGATGTGCTTGAATGCCAATTTATCTGCACTTTCAATGCCGATCTCATGGACATTGACCACGCCCTATTGCGCCGCGGACGCTTGATCGCCGAGTATCAATTCACCACCTTGAGCGTGGAAAAAGCCAATCAGTATTTGGCATCACAAGGCAAAGACATTGTCGTGACAGAGCCAAAAACACTGGCGGAGATTACCAACATCAACGAAGTGCATTATCAAAGCGAGAAAAACAAAGGCAATTTTGGGTTTATTTCTTAG